In Triticum aestivum cultivar Chinese Spring chromosome 5B, IWGSC CS RefSeq v2.1, whole genome shotgun sequence, the following proteins share a genomic window:
- the LOC123111190 gene encoding uncharacterized protein: TGGEDEVPYERDSQLSDAWKNQLQMDRGDGLSWGGAQRTGNRYATLAIPGSEGRRAEVRGGSSAEAERTAKSQMQSKIKRRNTQGITYFGLVWKKNKSDMNAINADDVILGSKDGVGSSMKPICCLCRKRYSPDLMYIRCERCRNWFHGDALRLEEAKIAEVISYRCCRCRRRAIPGCPHSDDYYHKRPEPEPVIQESAANIPSSEEAIGAADENTSSASFGIFEQTVEDIHADSSVHMETFVLGSNQEMNFVDGSYNSAHPFDKVEIKQAMKDARPYDACFAWYTPGSGTCQQLDPMDPVDDAPLPVPTVETNFEKDQTAALHRAYGGFRVVAAETGSLYERIRQGDYLTNDEIMGTLDKLQKVALHQMKDIASHGVVYSEVPTQPMHNASTSTTRPSDHQSSL, encoded by the exons ACTGGGGGAGAGGACGAGGTGCCCTATGAGCGCGATTCACAATTGTCTGATGCGTGGAAGAATCAGCTTCAGATGGATCGAGGAGATGGCCTGAGCTGGGGTGGCGCACAGCGCACGGGGAACAGGTACGCAACCCTAGCAATTCCTGGTAGCGAAGGTAGGAGGGCGGAGGTGCGTGGGGGAAGCTCGGCGGAAGCCGAGCGAACAGCAAAGTCGCAAATGCAGTCCAAGATCAAACGCAGAAACACACAAGGGATCACCTACTTCGGTCTCGTATGGAAGAAAAACAAGAGCGACATGAATGCTATCAACGCGGACGATGTTATCCTTGGAAGCAAGGATGGTGTAGGTTCGTCCATGAAACCAATCTGCTGTCTCTGTCGCAAGCGGTATTCCCCAGACTTGATGTACATCCGGTGTGAGAGATGCAGAA ATTGGTTCCATGGAGATGCCTTGAGACTTGAGGAGGCAAAGATTGCTGAAGTCATATCCTATAGATGCTGCAGATGTCGGAGGAGGGCAATACCGGGATGTCCTCATTCAGATGATTATTATCATAAGAGGCCTGAACCAGAACCTGTCATCCAAGAAAGTGCAGCTAATATTCCCTCAAGTGAGGAAGCTATTGGCGCAGCAGATGAAAATacatcaagtgcttcatttggtaTATTCGAGCAAACTGTAGAAGATATTCATGCTGATTCCTCAGTGCACATGGAAACCTTTGTGCTGGGAAGTAATCAAGAGATGAACTTTGTGGATGGTTCTTACAATTCCGCACATCCATTCGATAAAGTAGAAATTAAGCAGGCTATGAAG GACGCTCGCCCATATGATGCATGCTTTGCATGGTATACGCCTGGTAGTGGTACCTGCCAGCAATTGGACCCTATGGATCCTGTGGATGATGCCCCCCTGCCAGTTCCCACTGTGGAGACCAACTTTGAGAAAGACCAAACTGCCGCACTTCACAGAGCT TATGGTGGTTTTCGGGTTGTTGCTGCGGAGACTGGCTCATTATATGAGCGGATTAGACAGGGGGATTATCTCACTAATGATGAGATCATGGGGACCTTGGACAAGCTTCAGAAAGTTGCTCTACACCAAATGAAGGATATTGCCAGCCATGGCGTAGTCTACTCTGAGGTCCCGACACAACCAATGCACAACGCAAGCACCTCCACCACCCGGCCATCTGATCACCAGAGTAGCCTCTAA